A genome region from Pseudanabaena sp. Chao 1811 includes the following:
- a CDS encoding GH36-type glycosyl hydrolase domain-containing protein — MAIANQYGYYTEDYREFVITNPRTPRPWFNYMWNSQYAGLISHTGGGFSFLESPRDNRISRMRYNCLPWDRPGRYVMVKDSATGKYWSLSWAPTIDLNYDFYECRHGQGYTKITTEINGIRGEITYFVPTDTNAEVWRVKLTELSGQARDLEIYSFLELLMGNALNDQINQPNDKHFTDIHFDQDLQALVATRRYWVLNKGVSVKQPNIDWKYQIYFSQSLPISGFDSSLDTFIGRWRSEANPVAVETGVMQNTEITAGDPVVALQSKISLAANSSVDFAVTLEIAPKGESPALTPSPSPAGEGSKIIEIVDNYFSNLRQKWDQHLSCVQVHTPDEAFNAMINVWNQYQAAVTFDMARNSGYYHGGLLFGTGMRDRFQDILGVVMVDPARVRERLIKALNFQFKDGSTLHNYFVLTNTGERTNHSDTPLWIPFGIVEYLKETGDFSILEEVVPYHDETSGTVYEHLVRALDFAIANTGERGMPRIFTGDWNDTLDHVGAQGKGETTWGAFFLGYVLKKSLPVCEQQGDRAALDRFQKFYEHLRQVTNDVCWDGEWYLRAFRDNGEPIGVSSATQGKIFLNAQSWAVISELAPSDRADRCLASSREYLATPFGMQIVAPSFTEIDDTVGLISRCVPGKKENGAVFNHASSWFVLASLLNGDTEFAWEIYRRMMPINSSQATEAKCDRFETEPYVYPEYVTSPDHETQGQASHSWLTGTAVWMLRIGIDYILGFQPTFTGMIIDPKIPSEWSGFTAERKFRGKTLSLTVTNHSAVKQMLVNGQVVEGNFIDLAKYDGDEIAITVTL; from the coding sequence GTGGCGATCGCAAACCAATACGGCTATTACACCGAAGATTATCGGGAATTTGTGATTACAAATCCGCGCACCCCGCGCCCTTGGTTTAACTATATGTGGAATAGCCAGTATGCAGGGCTAATTTCCCATACAGGTGGCGGCTTTAGCTTTTTGGAATCGCCACGGGATAACCGCATCAGTCGAATGCGCTATAACTGTCTACCTTGGGATCGCCCCGGACGTTATGTGATGGTCAAAGATAGTGCAACGGGGAAATATTGGTCACTGAGTTGGGCTCCGACGATTGATTTGAACTATGACTTTTATGAATGTCGGCATGGTCAGGGCTACACAAAGATTACCACGGAGATTAATGGAATTCGTGGGGAAATTACTTACTTTGTGCCGACAGATACCAATGCGGAAGTTTGGCGCGTGAAGTTAACGGAACTTTCTGGACAAGCCCGTGATTTAGAGATTTATTCCTTCTTGGAATTGTTGATGGGCAATGCTCTCAATGATCAAATCAATCAGCCCAATGATAAGCATTTTACAGATATACATTTTGATCAAGATTTGCAAGCTCTAGTCGCTACGCGCCGCTATTGGGTGTTGAATAAGGGAGTTTCGGTTAAGCAACCAAATATTGATTGGAAGTATCAGATTTATTTCTCGCAAAGCCTGCCGATCTCTGGCTTTGATAGTAGTCTTGATACTTTTATCGGCAGATGGCGATCGGAAGCCAATCCTGTTGCCGTGGAAACAGGGGTGATGCAGAATACGGAGATTACGGCAGGTGATCCTGTGGTGGCTTTGCAGTCGAAGATTAGCTTGGCGGCAAATAGTTCTGTGGATTTTGCGGTGACTTTGGAGATTGCACCAAAGGGAGAAAGTCCCGCCCTCACCCCCAGCCCCTCTCCCGCAGGAGAGGGGAGCAAGATTATTGAAATAGTTGATAACTATTTCAGTAATTTAAGACAAAAATGGGATCAGCATTTGTCCTGTGTGCAGGTGCATACGCCCGATGAAGCCTTTAATGCGATGATCAATGTCTGGAATCAGTATCAGGCGGCTGTCACCTTTGATATGGCGCGAAATTCGGGCTATTATCACGGCGGATTGCTGTTTGGTACGGGAATGCGCGATCGCTTTCAGGATATTCTGGGCGTAGTCATGGTCGATCCTGCACGAGTGAGAGAAAGATTGATTAAAGCGCTGAACTTCCAATTTAAGGATGGTTCCACTTTACATAATTATTTTGTCCTAACCAATACAGGCGAACGCACTAACCATTCCGATACGCCTTTATGGATTCCCTTTGGAATTGTCGAATATCTCAAGGAAACTGGTGATTTTTCAATTCTTGAAGAAGTCGTTCCCTATCATGATGAGACTTCAGGCACAGTCTATGAGCATTTGGTAAGGGCGCTAGACTTTGCGATCGCCAATACAGGCGAAAGAGGAATGCCGCGCATTTTCACAGGGGATTGGAATGACACTCTCGACCATGTCGGCGCACAGGGTAAAGGCGAAACCACTTGGGGCGCATTTTTCTTGGGCTATGTGCTGAAAAAATCTCTGCCCGTCTGCGAACAGCAAGGCGATCGCGCCGCCTTAGATCGTTTCCAAAAGTTCTATGAGCATTTGCGCCAAGTGACCAATGATGTCTGTTGGGATGGCGAATGGTATTTACGCGCCTTCCGTGACAATGGCGAACCCATCGGCGTATCGAGTGCAACTCAGGGCAAAATCTTCCTCAATGCCCAATCATGGGCGGTAATTTCGGAACTTGCACCAAGCGATCGCGCTGACCGTTGTCTAGCAAGCAGTCGTGAATATCTCGCCACACCTTTCGGAATGCAAATCGTCGCGCCATCTTTTACGGAAATAGATGATACTGTTGGGCTAATCAGTCGTTGCGTCCCTGGGAAGAAAGAAAATGGCGCAGTGTTTAACCACGCTTCCTCATGGTTTGTGCTAGCTTCTCTTCTCAATGGTGATACGGAATTTGCTTGGGAAATCTATCGCCGCATGATGCCGATTAATTCCTCACAGGCGACTGAGGCAAAATGCGATCGCTTTGAGACTGAGCCATACGTCTATCCTGAATATGTCACCAGTCCAGATCACGAAACCCAAGGTCAGGCAAGCCATTCATGGCTCACAGGTACAGCCGTATGGATGCTTCGTATTGGTATTGATTACATCTTAGGTTTCCAGCCCACATTTACAGGGATGATCATCGATCCCAAAATTCCGAGCGAGTGGTCTGGATTTACGGCAGAGCGCAAGTTTCGCGGCAAGACTCTCTCACTTACAGTGACTAATCATAGTGCTGTGAAACAGATGCTTGTTAATGGTCAGGTTGTGGAAGGGAATTTTATCGATCTTGCTAAATATGACGGTGATGAAATTGCGATCACTGTGACTCTTTAA
- a CDS encoding YacL family protein produces MINIQFYRDAEGYFKADTDAQYLLLGQYFETEVQGVIGVCADLLETIQEIEIGDRNGLEGVGNAYGLKINSTRVTIWNEFAENEQTLDIPLSDFKQVLENCYIFLQTMS; encoded by the coding sequence ATGATTAATATTCAGTTTTATAGAGATGCGGAAGGCTACTTCAAGGCTGATACTGACGCACAGTATTTACTGCTCGGTCAATACTTTGAGACGGAAGTGCAAGGTGTTATCGGAGTCTGTGCAGATCTTTTGGAAACAATCCAAGAAATTGAAATAGGCGATCGCAATGGACTAGAAGGGGTGGGTAATGCCTATGGGCTTAAAATCAATTCTACAAGAGTAACGATCTGGAATGAGTTTGCTGAAAACGAACAAACTTTAGATATTCCTTTATCTGACTTTAAGCAAGTTCTAGAAAATTGCTACATATTTTTACAAACGATGAGTTGA
- a CDS encoding DUF4259 domain-containing protein translates to MGTWAVDAFGNDDACDWTYELEKVNDLSLVEAALDVVLNSGEEGVESSEATEAIAAIEVIARLQGNWGKRSAYSERLDQWVKNNKIQPSTDLVHKAHLAIACILSDNSELNELWQETEDYEDWLASIADLKNRVNK, encoded by the coding sequence ATGGGAACTTGGGCTGTTGATGCTTTTGGTAACGATGATGCTTGTGATTGGACGTATGAACTGGAAAAAGTAAATGATCTCTCGTTAGTAGAAGCTGCTCTTGACGTAGTGCTTAACTCTGGTGAAGAAGGGGTGGAATCCTCAGAAGCTACTGAGGCGATCGCGGCGATTGAAGTCATTGCAAGATTGCAAGGCAATTGGGGCAAGCGGAGTGCCTATTCCGAGAGGCTGGATCAGTGGGTGAAAAATAACAAAATTCAGCCATCAACCGATCTAGTTCACAAAGCCCATTTAGCGATTGCGTGTATTCTCAGCGATAATTCTGAATTAAACGAATTATGGCAGGAAACTGAGGACTATGAAGATTGGTTAGCATCTATCGCTGACTTAAAAAATCGTGTCAACAAATAG
- a CDS encoding cysteine desulfurase family protein, whose product MKRPIYLDCHATTPVDKRVLEAMLPYFSASFGNPASVGHFYGWEAEAAVKLAREIIANSINATPEEIIFTSGATESNNLAIKGIAEAYHHNGKHIITVQTEHSAILDPCAYLESLGFEITYLPVQPDGLIDLQELEAAIRFDTILISVMAANNEIGILQPIAEIGQICRDRQVLFHSDAAQAIGKIPLDVMAMNIDLMSFTAHKIYGAKGIGALYVRRRNPRVNIAPQLHGGGHERGMRSGTLYTPQIVGFAKALEIAIASQSEEQQQTLTLRQHLWKRLGELDGIMLNGHPTQRLAGNLNVSFSKINGSALMKSLQPIVAVSSGSACTAAKTAPSHVLMALGHSKDLAYASIRFGIGRFNTFNEIETVANHVIATVRSLTSQK is encoded by the coding sequence ATGAAAAGACCAATTTATCTTGATTGCCATGCTACAACTCCCGTCGATAAACGAGTGTTGGAAGCGATGCTTCCCTATTTTTCCGCATCCTTTGGCAATCCCGCTAGTGTTGGTCACTTTTATGGATGGGAGGCAGAAGCCGCAGTCAAATTGGCACGGGAGATAATTGCCAATTCTATTAATGCAACACCTGAAGAAATTATCTTTACCAGTGGTGCAACGGAATCGAATAATCTGGCGATCAAGGGTATTGCTGAAGCCTATCATCACAATGGCAAACACATTATCACCGTGCAAACAGAGCATAGTGCGATTCTCGATCCCTGTGCTTATTTAGAATCCCTTGGTTTTGAGATTACCTACTTACCCGTTCAACCCGATGGCTTGATTGATTTACAGGAACTAGAAGCAGCGATTCGTTTCGATACGATTTTAATTTCGGTAATGGCAGCAAATAATGAGATTGGGATCTTGCAACCGATCGCTGAAATTGGACAAATTTGTCGTGATCGCCAAGTTTTATTTCATAGCGATGCTGCTCAAGCGATCGGTAAAATCCCCCTTGATGTGATGGCAATGAATATTGATTTGATGTCATTCACTGCCCATAAGATCTATGGGGCAAAGGGTATTGGAGCGTTATATGTACGTCGTCGCAATCCGCGAGTGAACATTGCCCCCCAGTTACATGGCGGTGGACATGAGCGGGGAATGCGTTCAGGTACTCTTTATACACCACAAATTGTGGGGTTTGCGAAGGCTCTAGAAATTGCGATCGCATCTCAATCTGAAGAACAGCAACAAACATTAACTCTACGTCAACATCTATGGAAAAGATTGGGCGAACTTGATGGCATTATGCTCAACGGACATCCCACTCAACGCCTTGCAGGAAACCTGAATGTGAGTTTCTCAAAGATCAATGGATCAGCCTTGATGAAATCTCTGCAACCAATTGTAGCGGTTTCATCGGGTTCTGCTTGTACTGCTGCCAAAACTGCACCATCCCATGTTCTCATGGCTCTAGGTCATTCCAAAGATTTAGCCTATGCTTCCATTCGGTTTGGAATAGGTAGATTTAATACCTTTAATGAGATAGAAACAGTCGCTAATCATGTCATAGCTACAGTGCGATCGCTAACTTCTCAAAAATGA
- a CDS encoding EndoU domain-containing protein gives MANPMISKLAVGFASLGAIFSAGFLNPQVAELPTKPAAMIVQTSNTTIAKAPVAKPLTINQKHIFEGEINRKGLAVGYHHRPNGKDTANARMVKLTGMPNTQGVYIGRVEIRNLNTGKWVSKLSSSTFFPDRWSQAQVLTEIQGAFASANKNKEPWQGTSPSGLKIEGYYNKTTNTITTAYPIYRR, from the coding sequence ATGGCAAATCCCATGATCTCTAAATTAGCCGTTGGCTTTGCATCACTAGGGGCAATATTTAGCGCAGGTTTCCTCAACCCTCAAGTTGCCGAGCTACCAACCAAGCCTGCGGCGATGATTGTCCAGACTTCAAATACGACCATTGCCAAAGCCCCAGTCGCGAAGCCACTCACAATTAATCAAAAGCACATTTTTGAAGGAGAAATCAATCGTAAGGGATTAGCAGTCGGCTATCACCACCGACCTAATGGTAAGGATACTGCTAATGCGAGAATGGTCAAGCTCACAGGTATGCCGAATACGCAAGGTGTATATATAGGTCGCGTTGAAATTCGCAATCTAAATACGGGTAAATGGGTCAGCAAATTATCCAGCTCTACTTTTTTCCCCGATCGCTGGTCTCAGGCACAAGTTTTGACAGAAATTCAGGGTGCTTTTGCATCGGCAAATAAAAACAAGGAACCTTGGCAAGGTACTTCTCCAAGTGGGCTCAAAATCGAGGGTTACTACAACAAAACGACAAATACAATTACCACCGCTTATCCCATCTATCGCCGATGA